The Paroedura picta isolate Pp20150507F chromosome 6, Ppicta_v3.0, whole genome shotgun sequence genome segment gaggaagggacCCCACAGCAGGAAAATGAGAGAACAATTTCACCCCCCCTACCTTTTAcagcaagcaaaacaaaatcaaaaacaaaTGGCAAAAACCCCTTCAAGCAAAACCCACTAAATTAGTGCAATTATCCCCCTCCCAATACCCAGCAAAGCTCTTTATTAAAGTTTATCATTAAAGCTCCTCTCCCTTTCACTGAAGGCTTAAACTGCaaagggaagggaactcacaGCAAGAAAATTAGAGAACAATTCAGATTCTTTCCCTCTATACAGCAAACAAAAAACCAGACAAATGGCCAGGGGAGGCTCTCCTTTCCCCCCGTAGGCCGGGAAGATCTCACGCCGCCtcgcagagctggcaggtggctgatgagtgcTCTCCCTCGCCccacccttcaggcctgctgtgaaggaacctctaacagtccctgactgaggtgagggaggtgttCCCGAGAGCACTGCAGAGGAGTCTATGGGGTTacttgtgtttttttgggggggagcgttccccttctgccaaacagctgacttaaaatactgctctggccagcctcgctgctgtggggaggaggcagccaagcaattctctgtagatttgaggcctaccacacagggttgtggTAACGGAGGTTatcttgcctcctgtttcatctgcacaagaatCCTGTATAGTAGGCTTCACATCTTGGAGTTGCACAGAGAGTTGCACAGAGAGTTGCACAGAAGAAACATGACTCGCCTGTTTCTTTCCTGGTCTTCCAGCATTGTGAAATTTCTGTAGATCACACATATTCAAGAAAGCAGTGTTTCATAACTATTTGAACAGTTGATTAAACAACATCCTGCTAAAGCTTAGGAGGCTTCATTAATCTTGTCAGTATAACACAGTAATAAtgagagaaaggaggaagaaaggtgACAGCTGACTCCATGAATAAAAGTGaagaagagagaagggaggggccgagtttggagggaaaaaaaaacagagcatcaAACCCCCTCCCTCTTGAAGCAATACAGCTTTCTCTCATTCAAATTAGGTTCCAGAGACTTTCCAACAAAAGCAAgtgttttctacaggggaacttatctctatagtctggagatcaattttaattctgggagatctgcaggctTCACCTGGATGCTGAAAACCATGCCAAGATACTCAACTATTTGTTCACTGTGTTATAGAATTAATACTATCCACACTTCCAAGTTAGATTAGTAAAAATAATGTGGCATACTGGTTTAGTAATTGGAAAGCATGGGGTTATAATTCtctacaaaaataataaaaggcaTCTGAAATTTGAAGGGTTTTCCCCAAAAATTGATTCTGTACTGACTACTTTGTATAATAATCATTATAATTTCAGAATCCACTATATCTCTGGATGAGCATGAATGAAGATTTCAGTCTAATTCTTTTTatttatcgaaactggggaagaatgtgtttggcaggaacctggggagattcatcaggagagctttaaactaaagccactaggggaaggagacgatcaacatagggagtgtatggaaggaaaactatcggaggcagcccaaccggcaaggccagctcatagggaaccaaaagtaaaaggattcagatgtctttatactaacgcccgaagcatgggcaataaaaaggaagatctggaacttctcatgctgatggaaaggtatgatctagtaggcatcacagaaacttggtggaatgattctcatgactggaatgtaatggtggatggatatgaactgttcagaaaaaacagaatagatcgaagaggtggaggagtggcactgtatgtgaagaaagggcttacctgtcaggaaattctagtggaggagagcatatctacagtggaaagcatctgggtgaaaataagcgaggggaaaacaaacagtgtggtggttggtgtctgctaccgaccgccggaccaacgagaggatgtggatgctgcactttgtgagcagcttgagaaaatatccaaacggcaggaccttgtcatcatgggtgacttcaatttcccagatgtgtgctgggaaacaaactctgcaaagcgtcctcagtcatgcaagtttctgacctgcctggctgacaatttcatttatcaaatggtagatgaacccacaagaggttcagccatactggacttaatactgaccaacaggcaagagttggtggatgaggtgaaggaggtggggaccctagggggaagtgaccatgtcctcatagaattccttttgagatggggagccaaggaagcttgtagccagacacggatgttggatttttgtagggcaaactttaataaactcagagacatgatgagtgtcataccatggacgagaatgctggaagggaagggagcatgtgaagggtggacgctactcaaacaagagctattgcatgctcaatcaatgactattccagaaatacaaaaacactgcaggagctctaagaagcctatttggatgaacagagaacttcaagaggaactaagaaagaaaaggaaaatgttcaggaaatggagggaaggacagagctctaaagaagagtacctacaggttactaggcactgtagatcaatcatcagaaaggccaaagctgagagtgagctaagattggccagggaagcccactgtaacaagaaaatatttttcagttacgtgaggagcaaacgtaaagtaaaggaggcaataggcccgctgttgggtgcggatggacaaactctaacgaaagatgcagagaaagcagaaaggcttagtgcctattttacatctgtttttttcccacaggtcaaagtgtttaggcacatctagagatggctgtagccaaaggatagtgtctgggtggcaggttaacatggatagagaggtggtcgagaggcatttagctgcactggatgagttcaaatcccctggtccggatgaaatgcacccgagagtactcaaagaactttccagagaacttgcacagcccttgtccatcatcttcggaacctctttaaggactggagatgtcccggaggactggaaaagagcaaacgttattccgatcttcaaaaaagggaggaaggatgacccgggaaactacagaccagtgagtctgacctctgttgtggggaagataatggagcagatattaaagggagcgatctgcaaacatctggaggacaatttggtgatccaaggaagtcagcatgaatttgtctccaacaggtcctgccagaccaacctagtttccttttttgaccaagtaacaggtttgctggatcggggaaagttggttgatgtcatttacttggattttagtaaagcttttgacaaggttccccatgatgttctgatggataagttgaaggactgcaatctggattttcagatcgttaggtggatagggaattggttagagaaccgcactcaaagagttgttgtcaatggtgtttcatcagactggagagaggtgagtagcggggtacctcagggttcggtgctcggcccggtactttttaacatatttattaatgatctagatgagggggtggagggactactcatcaagtttgcagatgacaccaaattgggaggactggcaaatactctggaagatagagacagagttcaacgagatctgaacacaatggaaaaatgggcaaatgagaacaagatgcaatttaataaagataagtgtaaagttctgcatctgggtcagaaaaatgaaaagcatgcctactggatgggggatacgcttctaggtagcactgtgtgtgaacgagaccttggggtacttgtggattgtaaactaaacatgagcaggcagtgtgatgcagcggtaaaaaaggcaaatgccattttgggctgtatcaacagaggcatcacatcaaaatcacaagatgtcatagtcccattgtatacggcactggtcagaccacacctggagtactgtgtgcagttctggaagcctcacttcaagaaggacatcgataaaattgaaagggtacagaggagagcgacgaagatgatctggggccaagggaccaagccctatgaagataggttgagggacttgggaatgttcagcctggagaaaaggagattgagaggggacatgatagccctctttaagtatttgaaaggttgtcacttggaggagggcaggatgctgtttctgctggctgcagaggagaggacacgcagtaatgggtttaaacttcaagtacaacgatataggctagatatcaggaaaaagtttttctcagtcagagtcgttcagcagtggaataggctgcctaaggaggtggtgagcgccccctcactggaagtcttcaagcaaaggttggatacacacttttcttggatgctttcggatgcttagggctaatcctgcgttgagcagggggttggactagatggcctgtatggccccttccaactctatgattctatgattctatgattctatgattctatttaccaTCTAGAATACTCTATGAAGAAAGCATGATACCTTTGTTTTAAATGAATTACACAAGTGCAGCTGTTAATGCTTGGGATTACAGGATCAAACCTAATGTGTTAATTTCTACACTCATGTGGCCAATTAGAACTACATGTTTGTAATGGTTCTACTGCACAGAAatatatttcagaaatatatttcatatatataaatatattgcacATTTTTTGTCCTATATAGGTCATAGGTAAGGTCAAATAATCCATTCTGCCTTCACTGCTCTAAAACAGCTCAAGGAACAAATATAATTAGTTAGCTTTTGCTCAAATGGTTGGGTTCTGCTCAAGAAAACAAAGACGAATTAATGAAAGTACTAGTTTATCCTACTACTGTCCCCCACAGCAAACAAGGTTTCCCCTCAGTTCTCCCTGCTACCTTTTCCACGCCCTTTCAGTCATAGTGCACTGAGATCTTGTAGCAtcgattaatttttttaaagcctgtgtATAGTCATAGAAAACTCAGCCATTCgctcccctcctccagccaagcaGTAGCTAGAAACCACAAACTGGCACCCCCATAGCAGAAACCAAGCTGGGAAAGTCCATCAGTGAGCAATGATGGGGTGCAATACACAGAGCCTTATTCAAGGGATCTCCCCCTGCAACTGTGAACTGGCACTGGCCTTCCTTATCACATGGTCTTAGACAGGAAAAGGAAACTAGAGCAGAAGGCCCAGATTAAAACTGTAGACCTAATCCAGGTATATGAGGAATCTTGCCCTGTTTCTTCCAGTCAAAGGTAAAAAAATCCAAACTGTTAAGCAAACAGTCACAATAGTTTTACAAGAGGCCAGTGTTATAATCCCTATATGGAAGTACTTGAAAGAAAGACAGGGGGTAGGGGtggcagcctctaggtgggaccttgcaatcccctggaagtacagctatcttcagactacagaaatcagatcctaggcttgccagcctccagaaggtTGCTGGAGttctctaaccctaaccctcaaagTTCCCATTACACCATTTTTCTCACTACACCATTTTTCTCAGGGTTTGTGcttagaggaggggcccaagatcttcctgacctggcttcaaccaaatgcctggtggcattCTGTCTGTGTCTGGAATGTACTATTGATTTATTGGGGAACTttgaggtgggtggggggtgggattatTTATAGTTTTATACCattgcatttttaatatatattcctGTTGTTAACCACTGCAAGATGGCTGGTCCAAGAATGGCAgtctataaatgcaataaataaaaaacaaatagaaGCAAAAGTCTTACATTGGGGAGGGGGTAATCTAGTCTAGTCCCCTGCTCTAGTCTAGTCCACTGtaatctagtccagtcccctgctcaatgcagcatcagcctaaagcaggggtccccaacccccagtctgcggcccagtaccgggccgcaaaggtcATCGTACCGGGCTGCaagtggccgtgcctgcctcccccccactgcagcgaaagggaggaaagaggcctgCGCGGCAGTCGGCGCGGCAGCaacgcaaacgcacacgcgtggagctgccgcgcacgtgtgtttgcgccccctttgcatgcgtggcaactctgcgcGTGTGCactagcgccacctggtggcgaaaacgcacatgcgcagcaattgtgcatgtgtgtttatgtggagctgcagcagccgggccgctggctctcccccacccccggaggcggtccccgaccacaagaaggttggggaccgctagcctaaagcattcaggtcCCAAAACTTGTAACATTTGCTAATTCCAACTTCAGAAAGCATATCCTTCAGTACAGCATGACGCTGCTCCCCACCTATCAATGACAGGAAGCTACAAATCACTCCACACATGCTTCAGGTCTAggagtgttaatttttaaaatatgtttgtattttgagtaaaaaacaGTATTGGTAATTGgttttgcctgtgtcctttataaaatGTTTATCTCTGGtatctggcattacattttacaaCATACATGGCCCAGCCCGACAAAGTCACATTTATGTTATAAATTTTAGCCTCTTCCACTCAGCTTGAGGAATACCATAAGATATTTCCCTCACTGCTGCCACCATcacacatacaataaaatccactcTGATCTATAGAGTTGATGATCTTACTGAAGCTTATCCTTACTTGCCTTCAGGTAACAAACTATTCTTCCCACATGGCTGTCCTGCAACCTCCTCACCCTTCACAATGCTCCCCATTTTGGACAATTTGTTGCCCTAAATGAGCCCAGACATGAATCATGTCTGCTTGTTTTGTTGGCTCCTCCTGTCTCCTCCCAGGAGAGGCTGGGACTCTGGCGGGGGCAGCTTAGTGGGACCAGGCAGTGGTGGTGAGAGCAACAAGAGCATAAGAGCAAGGGAATCCTCTTAGGGTCCtggaggcagcagtggtggctGTCTCCACTTGAGCCCTCGGTGACTGTCCATTATCACACAGGCACCAGTGTTGATACAGTGTTGATGACACAGGCTCAGAAGGCCACTGTCTGCTTGATTGCAGAGTGCAGACAAGGCAACCCTCATCTCCTTGATGCCCATTTTCCACTTCTGCTGTTACACATTAGCACTGGGGCAGTATGAGGGTCATAATGCACAGCCTCTGTCATCTGGCAATAAAGGTAATGATCAGTTGCTCATgggccagataagagccctggacaAGCAAGTTCTGGCCTATAAGCCGTATATTTGACACCCTTACTCTTTTTGCTATTTGTTATATGTTTCATCCTTTTCTGTGAAGCTGATCTTGGAAAAGGTTGTAATTGAAACACAATGCTTGAACTCTGTACGTACCTgagaccagtgatccccaacctttttatcaccggggactgtcaacacttgacaattttactgaggcccggggggagggtagtcttttgccaagggacgtcgccaccactgcctgagcccctgctccacttgcgtCCCTGATTTctcgccgcctgctggggggcgctgccagcagcagctgcgcagtgccacaccaagggggagccccagccatggcggctgctggggagcaccaaaggcgagctggtggcagagtggcagggtagcccccaaggcagcagcctgggaggaggatgagtaggagccacggcccggtactgtcTGATCTAtggcccggtactggtccccggaccaggggttggggaccactgcctgagATGTTTTCAAGATGTTGTATGTTCAGCTTTTGTATTTTTACAAATTAAATTGTTTGTTAGGtcatgcaacagtgcaatggaaAGTGAAATTGATTATAACACTGACTTTGCAGAATGTTGAAGAAAATTGGAATTTCTCGattatgttttcttctttcagaTGGCCTTCAGAAGATGGATCTTTATTGTCATTATTACACTGGCACTAACCTGTTTCAACTTACTCACTATGTTCAAATACATTGGAATCTACTCAGTCTGTCTGAAGGACATGCCTATTTTCCAGCTAGACAACAGAGCTTTTTTGAAAATGCCAGATATAGATTGCAGAAAGAATCCACCTTTCTTAATAATACTTGTAGCATCGCATCGGGACCAAATTAAGACCCGGATGGCTATTCGTGaaacatggggaaaggaaagagtagTCACTGACAAACGCATTGTGACATTTTTTCTTTTAGGAAGTACTTCAAATCCCCATGATGTTATGGTAGAAAGTTTACTTTATAAAGACATCATCCAAAAGAATTTTTTGGATACTTACTATAATTTAACTTTAAAGACTTTGATGGGCCTTGAATGGGTTCACAAATTTTGTCCACAATCTAGTTTTGTAATGAAAACTGACTCTGATATGTTTGTCAACCCCCTTTATTTGACAGAGCTTCTTTTGAAAAGAAACAGAACCTCCAGGTTCTTTACAGGTGTCTTAACAATGCATGCTCATCCAGTAAGGGATCCAAGAAGTAAGTGGTATGTGAGTAAAGCAGAGTATCCATGGAACAAATACCCCCACTGTTGTTCAGGAGCTAGCTGTGTTTTCTCCTCCGATGTTGCTAGTCGTATGTACATAGTTTCTAAAAAAatcccctttttaaaactggaggaTGTATTTATAGGTCTGTGCCTTTCTCACCTGAAAATCAAACCAGAAGCACTTCATTCAGAGCCAGTATTTTTTGTAGGTCGAATTGAATTCTCTCCATGTCGCTACAGGAGACTTGTCACAAGCCATTTTATCACACCTACTGAGATGCTTGCGTTCTGGTTTGTACTAGAGAAATCCATCGATGAAGAATGTCCAGGTGGTTACCCTTGAAATCACAAAGGATTATAAAGGATAAAAAAACATCTTTTAGGCAACAAACAGCAGAGTTTTGATTTCTGCATTCTTCACCTAGTCACAAGTTGCAAGCAATATTCAGTTTTCAATATCCATCAATATGAATCTTCCCTTgacatatatatattgttttgaaCTTTTAATTAtgcagtttaaagtttaaaacacaCATGCTGTGTtgactttcctttttcctttttcaacTTACTGTTTTCCAAAATCCTGATTGGAACACGATTATTCAGAATGCATACTAATGGGTTTACATTATATTAACTTTCAAACGAGATCTGGTCTATGCAAACTCATTATCATATGGCGATATTGTTCTTGGGCTGAGCTGTTTCTGATTGCAGAGGTGACATTACATGATTTACTCCTCTACcctattaaaaaataaacacttctCTGTGTATTGAAAAAATGTTTCTTGAGGAGAAGCCTAGATTTCTTCCAAGCATATGCCAGATTTGGAGCTGGACTAATTTTTTGTGAGAAAATATACAACTAATCTGAAATAGTATACCTCAAGAACAGATTTTCCTCAGAATGTTCTGCTTGTTGAGATGAATTTTCTGTATGCTTGAAATTAAACCATAAagcagtttttaatttttctaaAGAGTCAAATTTACTGTGACATAACCTTGCATGGAACTAAGCCACTTTCATCAGATGTGTGAATTGTATCTATGGTTGATAGATGCATACGAGGGCAAACAttgtaaattattattgtttgatttattattattattgtttgatttatttcccgccatttccaaagccggcttgtggcaggtagcCTTAAATGTCATTGTCAACCAAGAGCTCACTTTGTCCATTTTATGAAGTGGCTGCCATGAAAGGTGATGCTACCATAATCTACTCGTCTCCAGAGATATCACAGTGTAGTCCAAGGTGAGCTGTTTCTGTGGATGTATAAGGCATTTTAATAGTACGTGATTGAAAATGCTTTCAGAGAAATCTACAAAGATAAATGCCAGCAGGAATTATTTCACTGATGCCGTCATATTAGATTCAAGTATACCAGCAAGGAAAGAGATGGGTAAAAGTCAATGTATGAAGAAGCTACTATCTCAGAACAGAAGATATGAAGGGACCTTCAGAATATGAGTTTTGTCTTGTTACATCCGTTTTGCCCAGCACCGTCCAACCAGATAAACGTAGAAAGATCACCAATGAGACATGATGGAGACTGCAATAATACAATTTTTCCCTCACATTTCGTATTTTCCAAATagtaatgttaatgttaattgtAATACTTTGTTGCATAAATTCTAGATAAATCTTTGGTGTAGGTGTAAGAAATGTGCAGCTTTTACCTGTggtgtgttttttatttactaTTTTAAATTTACTAAATTGTCACCCCACCCCTAGTAAAATAATTGTGGTACACAGAATCCATATATGCACAAAACCGATGACTCAGGATAGTGGTGGGTGTCCAGTGATGTTAGAGATTGCCTACCTTGTGGAGAAAGCACACAGCCTCCTGCCtccacagctgctctccagaactGCTGGCAAGGACAGCACatgcatgcttctttcatgggaCTGGATATTATACATGGAAACAGAGCATGTGACCAGGCTCTTGGTGGTCTTTCACTGAGGCAGGAATCTTTACTGGGTGAGATAAAACAAGCTGCATACTGGCCTTGCCTCTATCAGCCTCCCAAGAGCCCTCTGGTGAGCTGTTCAGGTGCCTAGGTCAGTCAGTTGAGTATGCCTGTTGTCTTATCCCCCCAACTGTCTTGATTTTCCCATTACTATCCT includes the following:
- the LOC143839948 gene encoding beta-1,3-galactosyltransferase 5-like; its protein translation is MAFRRWIFIVIITLALTCFNLLTMFKYIGIYSVCLKDMPIFQLDNRAFLKMPDIDCRKNPPFLIILVASHRDQIKTRMAIRETWGKERVVTDKRIVTFFLLGSTSNPHDVMVESLLYKDIIQKNFLDTYYNLTLKTLMGLEWVHKFCPQSSFVMKTDSDMFVNPLYLTELLLKRNRTSRFFTGVLTMHAHPVRDPRSKWYVSKAEYPWNKYPHCCSGASCVFSSDVASRMYIVSKKIPFLKLEDVFIGLCLSHLKIKPEALHSEPVFFVGRIEFSPCRYRRLVTSHFITPTEMLAFWFVLEKSIDEECPGGYP